Proteins from a genomic interval of Caulobacter sp. NIBR1757:
- a CDS encoding VWD domain-containing protein: MMKTTSIRARGLCIAVAAALAALSAAPVMAQGAKDPPRDAVPADVRPLPRPAVAPVVKLKAAELARRQTWQKSMDRLQVPRKGCFKSAYPKVAWTEVACTTPPNLPFPPARGPRPQVIGGSNDFAAEVTGLMNGATGSYDSVTGVTSETGQVGGMGPQVANAYSLQLNTRPFTSPVCAASPNPGCQGWQQFLYSSGYGTFIQYWLLRYNTACPAGWTTFQFSGDPDIYCYRNSTGVSMATQPIANLSGLRLTGTATAGGNDTVVMTTSGGDSTVTAVDSVLGLASGWRAVEFILVGDCCGAQANFNAGSSLAVRTTVHNGTTNAPTCVLEGYTGETNNLDLVDTPAIAIGPSPAIVSNQSNSPGGAASCAAAAGVGDTHLTTFRGLMYDFQASGDFLLAETDRHFAVQVRQVSGAPTWPNASVNKAVGIRDGKTTVSICLGERPLKIDGRPVALAQGQVMQLASGGDIVRYGNVYRIRGAGGDSVRVEVNAGWINVKVGLGRWPSKVRGLLADAPGKVGAVAARDGQVMSAPFDFATLYGHYGDSWRVAREDALCDCDGGRIESGDPEKPFQVRDLPPALAKRARLVCIQAGVKAPALLEACTLDVAVLGDKAAAEVFVGGRAPTAVATIVRRRKD; the protein is encoded by the coding sequence ATGATGAAGACTACCTCCATTCGGGCGCGCGGCCTCTGCATCGCCGTGGCGGCGGCTCTGGCTGCCCTGTCAGCCGCGCCGGTCATGGCGCAAGGCGCGAAGGACCCTCCCAGGGACGCCGTCCCGGCGGACGTTCGCCCCCTTCCCCGGCCGGCCGTGGCGCCGGTCGTCAAGCTCAAGGCCGCCGAGCTGGCCAGGCGCCAGACCTGGCAGAAGTCGATGGACCGGCTGCAGGTCCCGCGAAAAGGCTGTTTCAAGTCGGCCTATCCGAAGGTGGCCTGGACGGAGGTCGCCTGCACGACCCCGCCCAACCTGCCTTTCCCGCCGGCCCGCGGCCCGCGACCCCAGGTCATCGGCGGCAGCAACGACTTCGCCGCCGAGGTCACCGGCCTGATGAACGGCGCCACCGGCTCCTATGACAGCGTCACCGGCGTGACCAGCGAGACTGGCCAGGTGGGCGGCATGGGCCCGCAGGTGGCCAACGCCTATTCGCTGCAACTCAACACCCGGCCCTTCACCTCGCCGGTCTGCGCCGCCTCGCCCAACCCCGGATGCCAGGGCTGGCAGCAGTTCCTCTATTCCAGCGGCTACGGAACCTTCATCCAGTACTGGCTGCTGCGCTACAACACCGCCTGCCCGGCGGGCTGGACAACCTTCCAGTTCTCCGGTGACCCCGACATCTACTGCTATCGCAACAGCACCGGTGTTTCGATGGCGACCCAGCCCATCGCCAACCTGTCGGGCCTGCGCCTGACCGGCACGGCGACCGCCGGCGGCAACGACACGGTGGTGATGACCACCTCGGGCGGCGATTCCACGGTCACCGCCGTCGACAGCGTCCTGGGCCTGGCCAGCGGCTGGCGGGCCGTCGAGTTCATCCTGGTCGGCGACTGCTGCGGAGCCCAGGCCAACTTCAACGCCGGGTCCAGCCTGGCGGTGCGCACCACGGTGCACAACGGCACGACCAACGCCCCGACCTGCGTCCTGGAAGGCTACACCGGCGAGACCAACAACCTCGACCTGGTCGACACCCCGGCCATCGCCATCGGCCCTTCGCCGGCCATCGTCTCCAACCAGAGCAACAGTCCCGGCGGCGCCGCCTCCTGCGCCGCGGCGGCCGGTGTCGGCGACACCCATCTGACGACCTTCCGGGGCCTGATGTACGACTTCCAGGCCAGCGGCGACTTCCTGCTGGCCGAAACCGATCGCCACTTCGCCGTCCAGGTGCGGCAGGTGTCGGGCGCGCCGACCTGGCCCAATGCCTCGGTGAACAAGGCGGTCGGCATTCGGGACGGCAAGACGACGGTCTCCATCTGCCTGGGCGAACGCCCCCTGAAGATCGACGGACGTCCTGTGGCGCTGGCCCAGGGCCAGGTCATGCAGCTTGCCAGCGGCGGCGACATCGTGCGCTACGGCAATGTCTACCGCATCCGCGGGGCCGGCGGCGACTCGGTCCGGGTCGAGGTCAACGCCGGCTGGATCAACGTCAAGGTCGGCCTCGGCCGCTGGCCGAGCAAGGTGCGGGGCCTGCTGGCCGACGCGCCCGGCAAGGTGGGCGCCGTCGCGGCCCGGGACGGCCAGGTGATGTCCGCGCCCTTCGACTTCGCGACCCTCTATGGCCACTACGGCGACAGCTGGCGCGTCGCCCGTGAGGATGCGCTGTGCGACTGTGACGGCGGCCGCATCGAGAGTGGCGATCCTGAAAAGCCGTTCCAGGTTCGCGACCTGCCGCCGGCCCTCGCCAAGCGCGCCCGTCTGGTCTGCATCCAGGCCGGGGTCAAGGCGCCGGCCCTGCTGGAAGCCTGCACGCTCGACGTCGCGGTGCTGGGCGACAAGGCGGCGGCCGAGGTGTTCGTCGGCGGCCGCGCGCCCACCGCCGTGGCCACCATCGTGCGTCGCCGAAAGGACTGA
- the cytX gene encoding putative hydroxymethylpyrimidine transporter CytX yields the protein MALSDNSYDPLIPVPQARRVFGTLDAFSLWFSLGIGLLVLQAGAFLVPGLSLPAALGAIVVGSLLGVLLLAAAGLVGAETGLSAMGSLRPALGAKGAIVPTVLNVVGLVGWGAFEIVAMRDAADALARQTFGVSNAVVWTLLFGALATGLAVLGPVSFVRRFLRAWGLWLLLAGAGWLTWRLLADYDLAALMARPGTGETSFAAGVDLVVAMPLSWLPLIADYTRFGRTPGAMFRGSGLGYLLANIWFMGLGAAYALASGGGEGMLLAALAATGGGVALLLIIIDETDNTFADIHSAAVSTATVVKARPARLAIGFGLLCTAIALFAPLARYEHFLLLIGSVFAPLFGVLLADHFVVRPWRAAPDAATPGLNLAGLAAWLVGIAAYQLFSRLLPEVGATLPAFVIAAVAYVILRLPVMRPARG from the coding sequence ATGGCCCTGTCCGACAATAGCTACGATCCGCTGATTCCCGTCCCCCAGGCCCGCCGGGTGTTCGGGACTCTGGACGCCTTTTCCCTGTGGTTCAGCCTCGGCATCGGCCTGCTGGTGCTGCAGGCCGGGGCCTTCCTGGTGCCGGGGCTCAGCCTGCCGGCGGCGCTGGGGGCCATTGTCGTCGGCTCGTTGCTGGGTGTGCTGCTGCTGGCGGCGGCCGGTCTGGTCGGGGCCGAGACGGGACTGTCGGCCATGGGCTCGCTGCGGCCGGCCCTGGGCGCGAAGGGCGCCATCGTCCCGACCGTGCTCAACGTGGTCGGCCTGGTCGGTTGGGGCGCGTTCGAGATCGTCGCCATGCGCGACGCCGCCGACGCCCTGGCCCGCCAGACCTTCGGGGTCTCCAACGCCGTGGTCTGGACCCTGCTGTTCGGGGCCCTGGCGACGGGGCTGGCGGTGCTGGGGCCGGTGTCGTTCGTGCGGCGGTTCCTGCGGGCCTGGGGCCTGTGGCTGCTGCTGGCCGGGGCCGGCTGGCTGACCTGGCGGCTGCTGGCCGACTACGACCTGGCCGCCCTGATGGCCCGGCCCGGGACCGGCGAGACCAGCTTCGCCGCCGGGGTCGACCTGGTCGTGGCCATGCCGCTGTCATGGCTGCCGCTGATCGCCGACTACACCCGCTTCGGCCGCACGCCGGGGGCCATGTTCCGGGGCAGCGGCCTCGGCTACCTGCTAGCCAACATCTGGTTCATGGGGCTGGGCGCCGCCTATGCCCTGGCGTCCGGCGGCGGCGAGGGCATGCTGCTGGCGGCCCTGGCCGCGACCGGCGGCGGCGTCGCCCTGCTGCTGATCATCATCGACGAGACCGACAACACCTTCGCCGACATCCACTCGGCCGCCGTCTCCACCGCCACGGTGGTCAAGGCCCGCCCCGCCCGGCTGGCCATCGGCTTCGGGCTGCTGTGCACGGCCATCGCCCTGTTCGCCCCGCTGGCCCGCTACGAGCACTTCCTGCTGCTCATCGGCTCGGTATTCGCGCCGCTGTTCGGCGTGCTGCTGGCCGACCATTTCGTGGTCCGGCCCTGGCGAGCGGCGCCGGACGCCGCCACGCCCGGCCTGAACCTCGCCGGCCTCGCCGCCTGGCTGGTCGGCATCGCCGCCTACCAGCTGTTCAGCCGCCTGCTGCCCGAGGTCGGCGCCACCCTGCCGGCCTTCGTCATCGCCGCCGTCGCCTATGTCATCCTGCGCCTGCCGGTGATGCGCCCTGCGCGGGGCTAG
- a CDS encoding VOC family protein, which translates to MSRIFGAVCQNGYVVRDIHAAMDHWVKVLGVGPWFFIEEVKTDWFLHRGQPSDVKMSIALANSGDLQIELIQQLNDAPSMYREFLGAGHEGLQHMSYWSRDYQALYDKALGLGYRVGHEGQIGGEQGRFAYFDTDSLPGAHPGTVVEISDISGGKGAFFEHIRRKAAEWDGTRPIRPVV; encoded by the coding sequence ATGAGTCGGATTTTCGGGGCGGTCTGCCAGAACGGCTATGTGGTGCGCGACATCCATGCGGCCATGGATCACTGGGTGAAGGTGCTGGGCGTCGGGCCGTGGTTCTTCATCGAGGAGGTGAAGACCGACTGGTTTCTGCATCGCGGCCAGCCGTCGGACGTGAAGATGAGCATTGCGCTGGCCAACAGCGGCGATCTGCAGATCGAGCTGATCCAGCAGCTCAACGACGCGCCGTCGATGTATCGCGAATTCCTGGGCGCCGGCCATGAGGGGCTGCAGCACATGAGCTACTGGAGCCGCGACTACCAGGCGCTCTATGACAAGGCGCTCGGCCTCGGCTACCGGGTCGGGCACGAGGGCCAGATCGGCGGCGAGCAGGGGCGGTTCGCCTACTTCGACACCGACAGCTTGCCTGGGGCGCATCCGGGCACGGTGGTGGAGATCAGTGACATCAGCGGCGGCAAGGGCGCCTTCTTCGAACACATCCGGCGCAAGGCCGCCGAATGGGACGGGACCCGGCCGATCCGGCCCGTCGTCTGA
- a CDS encoding peroxiredoxin — MSLRINSEAPNFTAQTTQGPINFHDWIGDSWAILFSHPKDFTPVCTTELGYMAGLKPEFDKRNTKIIGLSIDPVENHGRWAADIEETQGHAVNFPMIGDTDLNVATLYDMLPEGAGTTSEGRTAADNATVRAVFIIGPDKKIKAMLIYPMTSGRNFDEVLRLLDSIQLNARHTVATPVNWRPGEDVIIPPAVTDEQAAAKYPAGWKTLKPYLRIVAEPKD, encoded by the coding sequence ATGTCCCTCAGGATCAATTCCGAAGCGCCGAACTTCACCGCCCAGACGACGCAGGGGCCGATCAACTTTCATGACTGGATCGGCGATTCCTGGGCCATCCTGTTCTCGCACCCCAAGGACTTCACCCCGGTCTGCACGACCGAGCTGGGCTACATGGCCGGGCTGAAGCCGGAGTTCGACAAGCGCAACACCAAGATCATCGGGCTCAGCATTGATCCGGTCGAGAACCACGGCCGCTGGGCCGCCGATATCGAGGAGACCCAGGGCCACGCGGTCAATTTCCCGATGATCGGCGACACCGACCTGAACGTCGCCACCCTCTACGACATGCTGCCCGAGGGGGCCGGGACGACCTCTGAGGGGCGCACGGCGGCCGACAACGCCACGGTGCGGGCGGTGTTCATCATCGGCCCGGACAAGAAGATCAAGGCCATGCTGATCTATCCGATGACCTCGGGTCGGAACTTCGACGAGGTGCTGCGGCTGCTCGATTCCATCCAGCTCAACGCCCGCCATACGGTGGCGACGCCGGTCAACTGGCGGCCGGGCGAGGATGTCATCATCCCGCCGGCGGTGACCGACGAGCAGGCGGCGGCGAAGTATCCGGCGGGCTGGAAGACGCTCAAGCCTTACCTTCGCATCGTCGCCGAACCCAAGGACTAG
- a CDS encoding TetR/AcrR family transcriptional regulator: MTVKAKTSLQDAAGIRGKALDAAAAILAEQGVEALNLRAIAEMAGIGLASIYHYFENKEALLVSLALMGLEDLRRDILEFQERPEFLSPMQGGARAFFGFVEARPELFSLMLGERLLSRHSELRQAEYRMFEAYKAAVLRDERIPAHRREDAAHALWALGRGMAAIIASYPAGQRPADVMARLSAGAAWLIARPD, encoded by the coding sequence ATGACCGTGAAGGCCAAGACTTCCCTGCAGGACGCCGCCGGCATTCGCGGCAAGGCGCTCGACGCGGCGGCGGCGATCCTGGCCGAACAGGGGGTGGAGGCGCTGAACCTGCGGGCCATCGCCGAGATGGCGGGGATCGGGCTGGCCTCGATCTACCACTACTTCGAGAACAAGGAGGCGCTGTTGGTCAGCCTGGCCCTGATGGGGCTGGAGGATCTGCGGCGGGATATCCTCGAGTTTCAGGAGCGGCCCGAATTCCTCTCGCCCATGCAGGGCGGGGCCCGGGCCTTCTTCGGCTTTGTCGAGGCGCGGCCGGAGCTGTTCTCGCTGATGCTGGGCGAGCGATTGCTGTCTCGCCATTCGGAACTGCGCCAGGCCGAGTACCGGATGTTCGAGGCCTACAAGGCCGCCGTCCTGCGCGACGAGCGTATTCCGGCTCACCGCCGCGAGGACGCCGCCCATGCCCTGTGGGCGCTGGGCCGTGGCATGGCGGCGATCATCGCCTCCTACCCGGCCGGACAGCGGCCGGCCGACGTCATGGCCCGGCTGTCGGCCGGCGCCGCGTGGCTGATCGCCCGGCCGGACTAG
- a CDS encoding PAS domain-containing sensor histidine kinase, giving the protein MRRHGGHIISGYTTTSGLDPYRLLIDSITDYAICMLDPEGRVVSWNPGAQRFKGYLADEIVGQHFSRFYTQEDQAQDAPARALATALREGRFESEGWRVRRDGGRFWAHVIIDPILARGGGVIGFAKVTRDLTERKAAAEQLRQSEEQFRLLVQGVTDYAIYMLDTEGQVSSWNPGAERIKQYRPDEVIGSHFSRFYTPEDQAAGRPATALGTAREVGRFEAEGWRVRKDSSRFLAHVIIDAIKDDDGRVIGFAKITRDITERVESQKALAEARESLLQSQKLDAIGQLTGGIAHDFNNLLMAVLGSLEMLRKRMPDDPRALALLNNAVHGAERGAALTQRMLSFARKQELSLEAVDVAGLVRGMADLMQRSVGPMIHLTLRFAPDLPPVRTDANQLETALLNLVVNARDAMPGGGEIVIEASEVHLAAAPGLEAGDYVRLSVIDTGEGMDEETLSRAREPFYTTKGVGKGTGLGLSMAHGLAEQSGGRLDITSRLGEGVRVDVLLPRSREPVRSATSPTVTEPAAARPLRVLAVDDDGLVLLNTAAMLEDMGHRVTSAGSASEALRALAEQPFDVVITDYAMPRRTGLELSGDIAARWPDLPVILASGYAELPPGANRTLTRLAKPYTQAELARALCEVISAAAQATSR; this is encoded by the coding sequence GTGCGTCGCCACGGGGGCCACATCATTTCCGGCTACACGACCACTTCCGGCCTGGACCCTTATCGGCTGTTGATCGACAGCATCACCGACTACGCCATCTGCATGCTCGACCCCGAGGGCCGGGTGGTGAGCTGGAATCCCGGCGCCCAGCGTTTCAAGGGCTACCTGGCCGACGAGATCGTCGGCCAGCATTTCTCGCGCTTCTATACGCAAGAAGACCAGGCCCAGGACGCCCCCGCCCGCGCCCTCGCCACGGCCCTGCGCGAAGGCCGGTTCGAAAGTGAGGGCTGGCGGGTGCGCCGCGATGGCGGTCGCTTCTGGGCCCATGTGATCATCGATCCGATCCTGGCGCGCGGCGGCGGCGTGATCGGCTTCGCCAAGGTCACCCGCGACCTGACCGAACGCAAAGCCGCCGCCGAGCAACTGCGCCAGAGCGAGGAACAGTTCCGGCTGCTGGTCCAGGGCGTCACCGACTACGCCATCTACATGCTCGACACCGAGGGACAGGTCAGCAGCTGGAACCCCGGCGCGGAACGCATCAAGCAGTACCGGCCGGACGAGGTCATCGGCAGTCACTTCTCGCGGTTCTATACGCCGGAAGACCAGGCCGCCGGCCGACCGGCCACAGCCCTGGGCACGGCCCGGGAAGTCGGTCGCTTCGAGGCCGAAGGCTGGCGTGTGCGCAAGGATTCCAGCCGCTTCCTGGCCCATGTGATCATCGACGCCATCAAGGACGACGATGGCAGGGTCATCGGCTTCGCCAAGATCACCCGCGACATAACCGAGCGGGTGGAGAGTCAGAAGGCCCTGGCTGAAGCCCGCGAAAGCCTGCTGCAGAGCCAGAAGCTGGATGCCATCGGCCAGCTGACCGGCGGCATCGCTCACGACTTCAACAACCTCTTGATGGCCGTGCTCGGCAGCCTGGAAATGCTGCGCAAGCGCATGCCCGACGACCCGCGCGCCCTGGCCTTGCTGAACAACGCCGTCCATGGGGCCGAGCGCGGCGCGGCCCTGACCCAGCGCATGCTGTCCTTCGCCCGCAAGCAGGAGCTCAGCCTCGAGGCGGTCGACGTCGCCGGGCTGGTGCGCGGCATGGCCGACCTGATGCAGCGGTCGGTCGGGCCGATGATCCACCTCACCCTGCGCTTTGCCCCGGACCTGCCGCCGGTGCGCACCGACGCCAACCAGCTGGAGACGGCGCTGCTCAACCTGGTGGTCAACGCCCGCGACGCCATGCCCGGCGGCGGCGAGATCGTCATTGAGGCCAGCGAGGTCCATCTCGCCGCCGCCCCGGGCCTGGAGGCCGGCGACTACGTCCGCCTCAGCGTCATAGACACCGGCGAGGGCATGGACGAGGAAACCCTGTCGCGGGCCCGCGAGCCCTTCTACACCACCAAGGGGGTCGGCAAGGGCACCGGCCTTGGCCTGTCGATGGCCCATGGTCTGGCCGAGCAATCGGGCGGCCGCCTCGACATCACCAGCCGCCTCGGCGAGGGCGTCCGCGTCGATGTCCTGCTCCCCCGCAGCCGCGAGCCTGTCCGGTCAGCGACATCCCCCACCGTCACCGAGCCGGCCGCCGCCCGGCCCTTGCGGGTGCTGGCGGTGGACGACGACGGCCTGGTGCTGCTCAACACCGCCGCCATGCTCGAGGACATGGGCCATAGGGTGACGTCGGCCGGCTCGGCCTCGGAGGCACTGCGGGCCTTGGCCGAGCAGCCCTTCGATGTGGTGATCACCGACTACGCCATGCCACGCCGCACGGGTCTGGAGCTCAGCGGCGATATCGCCGCGCGCTGGCCGGACCTGCCGGTGATCCTGGCCAGCGGCTATGCCGAACTGCCGCCCGGCGCCAACCGCACCCTGACCCGCCTGGCCAAGCCCTACACCCAGGCCGAACTGGCCCGGGCGCTGTGCGAGGTGATCAGCGCGGCCGCTCAGGCCACAAGCCGATAG
- a CDS encoding serine hydrolase domain-containing protein, producing MIKPTAVALALALALSPLAPSLALAQTPAAAPASADVARYARGLLESTYGDQGPGAAVLVARGDQVLFRGAVGKSDIARGKALSPDQLFRIGSVTKQFAAAGLLKLVEDGKVKLDDPLSKYVSGYPNGDKITVLMLLNHTSGIKSYTGMPGYMVSEIRKDLTTAQMIAVFKDQPVDFAPGEKWAYNNSGYVLVGAVIEAASGMAWYDYLDKVFFKPLGMSNTGYGGDPALIARQAGGYTEDGGKVVPMRTLSMTQPHAAGALVSTVDDLLKWNRALHEGRVLKAETYRRMITPEGPAVPASYGFGIGPGKVRGVPMVGHSGGIFGFASQLSYLPDSDITVVVLQNTDEGPSAASVASRLAAAALGNPYPDLKAVPVDAATLKAAEGVYRFDEKTTRTLRVVDGKLTAQRSGGQPSILTPIGKDDFLYADGFNRLKLERDAKGAISGMRFFAQGEDPGIVGARTAEALPEAAVAVVLPKAALERVTGTYGLGAVEMKIVLAGESLTVQLTGQPPFTLRPVSGETFEVVEVPASLAFPAGPAPAQVTLRQNGAEIVFTRKP from the coding sequence ATGATCAAGCCGACCGCCGTCGCGCTGGCCCTTGCCCTCGCCCTCAGTCCGTTGGCGCCGAGCCTGGCGCTGGCCCAGACCCCCGCCGCCGCGCCGGCGTCCGCCGATGTCGCCCGCTACGCCAGGGGACTGCTGGAAAGCACCTACGGTGACCAGGGTCCCGGCGCGGCCGTGCTGGTGGCGCGGGGCGATCAGGTGCTGTTCCGCGGAGCCGTAGGCAAGTCCGATATCGCTCGCGGCAAGGCCCTGTCGCCCGACCAGCTGTTCCGCATCGGCTCGGTGACCAAGCAGTTCGCCGCCGCCGGGCTGTTGAAGCTGGTCGAGGACGGCAAGGTGAAGCTGGACGATCCGCTGTCGAAGTATGTTTCGGGCTATCCGAACGGCGACAAGATCACCGTCCTGATGCTGCTGAACCATACCTCCGGCATCAAGAGCTACACCGGCATGCCCGGCTATATGGTCAGCGAGATCCGCAAGGACCTGACCACCGCCCAGATGATCGCGGTCTTCAAGGACCAGCCGGTCGATTTCGCCCCCGGCGAAAAGTGGGCCTACAACAACTCGGGCTACGTCCTGGTCGGGGCGGTGATCGAGGCGGCCAGCGGCATGGCCTGGTACGACTACCTGGACAAGGTCTTCTTCAAGCCGCTGGGCATGAGCAACACCGGCTACGGCGGCGATCCCGCGCTCATCGCCCGCCAGGCCGGCGGCTACACCGAGGACGGCGGCAAGGTCGTGCCGATGCGCACCCTCAGCATGACCCAGCCGCATGCCGCCGGGGCCCTGGTCTCGACCGTCGACGATCTGCTCAAATGGAACCGGGCCCTGCATGAGGGCCGGGTGCTGAAGGCCGAAACCTATCGCCGGATGATCACGCCGGAAGGGCCGGCGGTTCCGGCGTCCTACGGCTTCGGCATCGGCCCGGGCAAGGTGCGCGGCGTCCCGATGGTGGGCCACAGCGGCGGCATCTTCGGCTTCGCCTCGCAACTGAGCTACCTGCCGGACTCCGACATCACCGTGGTGGTTCTGCAGAACACCGACGAGGGTCCCAGCGCCGCCAGTGTGGCGTCGCGGCTGGCGGCGGCGGCGCTGGGCAATCCCTATCCCGACCTCAAGGCCGTGCCGGTCGATGCCGCCACCCTCAAGGCGGCAGAGGGGGTCTACCGCTTCGACGAGAAGACGACTCGCACCCTGCGTGTGGTCGACGGCAAGCTGACCGCCCAGCGTTCCGGCGGCCAGCCCAGCATCCTGACCCCCATCGGCAAGGACGACTTCCTCTACGCCGACGGCTTCAACCGGCTGAAGCTGGAGCGTGACGCCAAGGGGGCGATCAGCGGCATGCGCTTCTTCGCCCAGGGCGAGGACCCCGGCATCGTCGGGGCCCGCACCGCCGAGGCGCTGCCCGAGGCGGCCGTCGCCGTGGTGCTGCCCAAAGCGGCGCTGGAGCGGGTGACCGGGACCTATGGGCTGGGCGCGGTGGAGATGAAGATCGTCCTGGCCGGCGAGAGCCTGACGGTCCAGCTGACCGGCCAGCCGCCGTTCACCCTGCGGCCGGTCTCGGGCGAGACCTTCGAGGTCGTTGAGGTCCCCGCCTCGCTGGCGTTCCCGGCCGGGCCGGCCCCGGCCCAGGTCACCCTGCGCCAGAACGGCGCCGAGATCGTCTTCACGCGCAAACCCTAG
- a CDS encoding cytochrome P450: protein MADGSITAKPHSVYDIPLDKLDPAQPALFQSDTVLPIFERLRAEDPVHYCAESEHGPYWSITRYDDIMAVDTNHQAFSSDFMKGGITIAGGSSNIEPLPMFIAMDPPRHDVQRKAVSPAVSPSNLQTMAPVIRERAAAILDGLPIGEEFDWVDLVSKELTAMTLATLFDAPQEDRRKLTHWSDVVTAIPTPGGLVETLEEKLEIFVEYQAYFANLWNQKVNAPPAADMISMLAHHPATRDMAPREFFGNVVLLTVGGNDTTRNTISGSILALNQNPDQYARLRANPELIPSMVSETIRWQTPLAHMRRTCVIDTEVGGKLIREGDKVVMWYLSGNRDDSVIERPNDYIIDRERPRQHISFGFGIHRCVGNRLAELQLTIIWEEILKRFPEVRLVAQPKRSYSTFVRGYETMPVIIPART, encoded by the coding sequence ATGGCCGACGGATCGATCACCGCCAAACCTCACTCGGTTTACGATATCCCGCTCGACAAGCTCGACCCGGCCCAACCCGCCCTGTTCCAGTCCGACACCGTGCTGCCGATCTTCGAGCGCCTGCGAGCCGAGGACCCCGTGCACTACTGCGCCGAGAGCGAGCACGGCCCCTATTGGTCGATCACCCGCTACGACGACATCATGGCCGTCGATACCAACCACCAGGCCTTCAGCTCCGACTTCATGAAGGGCGGCATCACCATCGCCGGCGGCAGCTCCAACATCGAGCCGCTGCCGATGTTCATCGCCATGGACCCGCCGCGCCACGACGTGCAGCGCAAGGCGGTCAGCCCGGCAGTCTCGCCGTCCAACCTGCAAACCATGGCGCCGGTCATCCGCGAACGGGCCGCCGCCATCCTCGACGGCCTGCCGATCGGCGAGGAGTTCGACTGGGTCGATCTCGTCTCCAAGGAACTGACGGCCATGACCCTGGCCACCCTGTTCGACGCCCCGCAGGAGGATCGCCGCAAGCTGACCCACTGGTCGGACGTGGTCACCGCCATCCCGACGCCGGGCGGCCTGGTCGAGACCCTGGAAGAGAAGCTCGAGATCTTCGTCGAGTACCAGGCCTATTTCGCCAACCTCTGGAACCAGAAGGTCAACGCCCCGCCGGCCGCCGACATGATCTCCATGCTGGCCCACCACCCGGCGACGCGGGACATGGCCCCGCGCGAGTTCTTCGGCAACGTCGTGCTGCTGACCGTCGGCGGCAACGACACCACCCGCAACACCATCTCCGGCTCGATCCTGGCCCTGAACCAGAATCCCGATCAGTACGCCAGGCTGCGCGCCAACCCGGAGCTGATCCCGTCGATGGTTTCCGAGACCATCCGCTGGCAGACGCCCCTGGCCCACATGCGCCGCACCTGCGTGATCGACACCGAGGTCGGCGGCAAGCTGATCCGCGAGGGCGACAAGGTGGTCATGTGGTACCTGTCGGGCAACCGCGACGACAGCGTCATCGAGCGGCCGAACGACTACATCATCGACCGCGAGCGGCCGCGCCAGCACATCTCCTTCGGCTTCGGCATCCACCGCTGCGTCGGCAACCGCCTGGCCGAGCTGCAGCTGACCATCATCTGGGAGGAGATCCTCAAGCGCTTCCCGGAAGTCCGCCTGGTGGCCCAGCCCAAGCGCAGCTACTCGACCTTCGTGCGCGGCTACGAAACCATGCCGGTGATCATCCCGGCGCGGACCTAG